ATCTGAGCCACTATTTTTTATCCATATAAATCAATTAGTTATCAGATCATAATAAATGAGAGTTGTAATTTATTTCAACATAAAGAAATAAATATTAAAAGACTTGTGTGGTATTTATTGCTTTTAAATATTAACTGAACTTTGGCTCTTGAGGTTAGCTGAGAAGGCTTTTAATATCTTATTAAAATAGAAATACAGTTTTTAGTCTAATAAAAGCATATAAAATGGTGTGATTGTGAAAAATGATAAAAGATGACTACTGTAAATTAATTAAACATCTAATGATGAATATATCAAATAGATCTGAATGTAGTTGTGTTCATTTTACAGAGTACAGGTAACTATTTTTGGTTGAAAATTGTTCGATTAGTTTTTAAAAGCTACCTGAAGATAAGTTAAGCGAGGCTATAAGGAATCTGTTATAGTTTTGTTAAAATCGTTTCTGATGCGTCCTTTGTGAAGGGTGTAAATGTAATAGCTTTATTATCAAATTAGCAAGATACACAGACGACAGGTTCCAGATGGCTGCTTTAAAAAATGATCGCTTCTTGCGTGCTTTACTTAAACAACCCGTAGATGTAACCCCAGTTTGGATGATGCGCCAAGCAGGTCGCTATTTGCCGGAATATAAGGCGACAAGAAGCAGCGCAGGGGACTTTATGGCCTTATGTCAAAATCCACAGTTGGCTTGTGAAGTTACCTTGCAGCCATTAGACCGTTTTCCTCTTGATGCGGCTATTTTGTTTTCCGATATACTAACAGTGCCTGATGCTATGGGCTTGGGGCTTTATTTTGAGCAAGGGGAAGGTCCTCGCTTTAAAAAGCCTGTTCGTACGGAAGCAGATGTAAATGCCTTGCCTGTTCCTGACCCTTTAGCTGATCTTGGCTATGTTATGGATGCAGTAAAGGTTATCCGACAAGAGCTGAATGGACGGGTACCTTTGATTGGCTTTGCAGGTAGTCCCTGGACGTTGGCTACCTACATGGTTGAAGGTGGTAGTACCAAGGATTTTCGGATTGTTAAAGCGATGCTGTATGATCAACCTCAAGTGATGCATCAGCTGTTAGGAAAGCTGGCCCAAGCAGTGACTGCCTATTTAAATGCTCAAATTGAAGCAGGTGCTCAGGCTGTGCAAATTTTTGATACCTGGGGTGGTGTGCTCAGCCATGCTGCTTACCAAACGTTTTCATTGAACTATATGAAACAAATTGTCGATGGCTTAATTAAAAATCAAGATGGCCAGCCAATACCAGTTATTCTATTTACTAAAAATGGTGGCCAGTGGCTTGAACAAATAGCAGAGACAGGTTGTACGGCTGTAGGTTTGGATTGGACGACTGAAATAGGTAGTGCCCGTGCACGAATTGGCGATAAAGTGGCGTTGCAAGGTAACATGGATCCTTGTGTTTTATATGCTTCTCCTCAACGTATAAGAGAGGAAGTAGCAACTATTTTGAAGGCCTATGGAGCAGGCTCTGGGCATGTATTTAACTTAGGCCATGGAATTCATCAGTTTGTGAAGCCTGAACATGCTGGTGCATTTGTAGAGGCAGTACATGAGTTATCCCAACCTTATCATCAAGGACACCTCTAAAAATGCTAGTGCGCCGATTTTGTTTGTCTGCTGTTTTCAGTTTTTTACTGACACCAGCTTTTGCCAGTGAAGTAGGTCAGCCTGCATCAGAAGGGTTATGGGAGTCACTACAAAAAACAGCTGATGACTTTGTCACTGATGTACATCAAAAAACAACTGAGCAGTTGTCTGTTGCGAAGGAAAAACTTAAACAGGTAAATACTAGTAAAGATCAACAGTTAGAGCAGTTACTGGCAACGCTTGATCAGAATATGCAGGTAATAGAAAAAGCTGGGTTTAAATTAACCGACTTGTATTTGCAAATGAGCTTGGTGCCAGTGGTGACAGGAAAGTTTGCTCAGGTGAGGGAGTTAACTGAAAAAGAATGGCAACAATTACTGGAAGAAGTTAAAGATGAACTGGTAATTAGTCAGATTCTAAAATCCTTACGTAAAGCTTATGCAGTTGAGTTGGATAATTATAAAGTAGCTGATGTGCGTATCGAAGCAACTATTCCTCCAAGAACAGTGGTGCATTTTCAGCACAAGAGTTATCAAAAAGAAGATGATTTATAAAGGACTTACAAAAAATCTTTTTTTAAGAAGTGTCTGAAAAATAGTGTAATAATCTGGAGTTAAAAGTTAATTCCAGATTATTGTATTAAATAACTAAAGCTGATCAATTCCTAAGTGTTTTTTATATAGTTTTTTAACTTCCCCACTATCAATTAGCTTTTTAACAATGGGGTCATAATTATCAATCACTTTTTTAAGATTAGGGTTTTTAGAAGCTCGACTGAAAGCATTGTAGTAGGGCTTTGCTTTTAGTGGTTTGGGTAAGAAGCTAATGCGGTTCATGAGCCCTTGCTCTTGTAGTATAAGAAGAGTTGGAAAAGTATTAAGTGGTACAATATCGATTCGTTTTTTGAATAGTTTTGGTATATGTAAATCATTATTAGAAACGATATCTAACTTAAGCTCTGCTTGCCAGAACTCTGGTGTATAAGCCCAGTCTTGGGTGGCACCCACGGTCAAACCTGACAAATCTTGAAGACTGTTGTATATTATTTTATTTTC
Above is a genomic segment from Spartinivicinus poritis containing:
- the hemE gene encoding uroporphyrinogen decarboxylase, translating into MAALKNDRFLRALLKQPVDVTPVWMMRQAGRYLPEYKATRSSAGDFMALCQNPQLACEVTLQPLDRFPLDAAILFSDILTVPDAMGLGLYFEQGEGPRFKKPVRTEADVNALPVPDPLADLGYVMDAVKVIRQELNGRVPLIGFAGSPWTLATYMVEGGSTKDFRIVKAMLYDQPQVMHQLLGKLAQAVTAYLNAQIEAGAQAVQIFDTWGGVLSHAAYQTFSLNYMKQIVDGLIKNQDGQPIPVILFTKNGGQWLEQIAETGCTAVGLDWTTEIGSARARIGDKVALQGNMDPCVLYASPQRIREEVATILKAYGAGSGHVFNLGHGIHQFVKPEHAGAFVEAVHELSQPYHQGHL
- a CDS encoding substrate-binding periplasmic protein: MLNHLQNNKSTIYFIGMFFILFYCKTAYPNQSIKVVGTPEKPFRYSAANGEIIGIDAEILKIVFNKLAIASEFRLINVGSRIIKFAQEGKVDVVMSFSRKESRESYLVYPQIAYKEFTWNFFIRKEDENKIIYNSLQDLSGLTVGATQDWAYTPEFWQAELKLDIVSNNDLHIPKLFKKRIDIVPLNTFPTLLILQEQGLMNRISFLPKPLKAKPYYNAFSRASKNPNLKKVIDNYDPIVKKLIDSGEVKKLYKKHLGIDQL